Proteins found in one Mytilus edulis chromosome 2, xbMytEdul2.2, whole genome shotgun sequence genomic segment:
- the LOC139510830 gene encoding uncharacterized protein — MLKGTKQLRHSVDTRLPITYNILVKLVKALPKVIVGIYNQVLLKAMMSTAYFCFLRIGEIAVKTESEIYRVIQREDIKFERVNGHVSNMTITMKFYKHSDLQSKTLSIARRPENYVCPVKAIEEYLRLQNCPHGPLFRFKCGKPVAGFYFNSSLKSLLNFVGLDTNFYKRHSFRIGAATSAAARGVPLALIQSMGR; from the coding sequence atgttaaaaggtacAAAACAGTTGAGACATTCTGTTGATACACGACTGCCAATAACCTATAACATTCTTGTAAAATTGGTTAAGGCTTTACCAAAAGTAATAGTAGGCATTTATAATCAAGTTTTGTTAAAAGCTATGATGTCTACAGCTTATTTTTGTTTCTTAAGGATTGGAGAAATTGCAGTTAAAACTGAGTCTGAAATCTATAGAGTAATTCAAAGGGAAGATATAAAGTTTGAAAGAGTAAATGGTCATGTGAGCAATATGACAATTACTATGAAGTTCTACAAACATAGTGATCTACAGAGTAAGACATTATCAATAGCTAGACGTCCTGAAAATTATGTATGTCCTGTTAAAGCTATTGAGGAATATCTAAGGTTACAAAATTGTCCACATGGTCCTTTATTTCGATTTAAATGTGGAAAACCTGTTGCgggtttttatttcaattcttcACTAAAAAGTTTGCTTAATTTCGTAGGATTAGACACTAATTTTTATAAACGCCACAGTTTCCGAATTGGAGCTGCGACATCCGCAGCTGCCAGAGGTGTGCCGTTAGCCTTGATCCAAAGCATGGGTAGATAG